DNA from Dysgonomonadaceae bacterium PH5-43:
TAGTATTATCTGGCTGGGTACAAAAAACTCGCCGACTTGGAGGTATGATTTTTGTAGACCTTCGCGACAGATATGGTATAACTCAAATAGTTTTTAACCAAGAAGTAAATGCCGATTTATGCGCACAAGCGGAAGAGCTGGGTCGCGAATGGGTAATACAGGTTAAAGGTAGTGTTGCCGAACGTTTTAACAAAAACAACAAGATACCTACTGGAGATATAGAAATTATAGCTTCTGAACTTACGGTGCTTAACCCTTCGGAAGTACCTCCGTTTACTATCGAAGACGATACAGATGGTGGCGACGATATTCGTATGAAGTATCGTTACTTGGATTTAAGAAGAACCCCTGTTCGTTCTAATCTTGAACTTCGTAATCAGATGACTTTCCTTACTCGTAGTTATCTTAACAACCTTGAGTTTATGGAAGTAGAAACTCCCGTATTGGTAGCCTCTACTCCTGAAGGCGCAAGAGACTTTGTTGTGCCTTCAAGAATGAATCCGGGTGAGTTTTACGCTCTTCCTCAATCGCCACAAACTCTTAAGCAACTTTTGATGGTGTCGGGGTTCGACCGTTACTTCCAAATAGTTAAATGTTTCAGAGATGAAGACTTAAGAGCCGACCGTCAACCTGAGTTTACTCAAATCGACTGCGAAATGTCGTTCGTTGAACAAGAAGATATTCTTAACATCTTTGAAGGACTTACAAAATATCTTTTCAAATCTATAAAAGGTTTAGATATTGCCGACTTCCCTCGCCTATCTTATTATGATGCGATGAGACTATATGGTTCTGACAAACCAGACACTCGCTTTGGAATGCAGTTCGTTGAAATAAAAGATTTAACCATAGGTAAAGGCTTTTCGGTATTCGACAACTCTGAATATGTTGGTGCTATCTGTGTTGAAGGCTGCGCATCTTACACTCGCAAACAATTAGACGAGATAACTAACTTTGTTAAACGTCCACAAATAGGTGCTACTGGTTTAATTTATGTTCGTTACGAAACTGATGGCTCTGTAAAGTCGTCGGTAGATAAATTTTATTCTGCTGAAGAATTAAAAACTTGGCTCGATAGAGCTAATGCTAAACCAGGCGACTTACTTCTTGTTTTGTGTGGTGGCACTGAAAAGACACAAAAACAATTAGGAGAAC
Protein-coding regions in this window:
- a CDS encoding aspartyl-tRNA synthetase (product_source=KO:K01876; cath_funfam=2.40.50.140,3.30.930.10; cog=COG0173; ko=KO:K01876; pfam=PF00152,PF01336,PF02938; superfamily=50249,55681; tigrfam=TIGR00459), with amino-acid sequence MYRTNTCGELRIANLNQEVVLSGWVQKTRRLGGMIFVDLRDRYGITQIVFNQEVNADLCAQAEELGREWVIQVKGSVAERFNKNNKIPTGDIEIIASELTVLNPSEVPPFTIEDDTDGGDDIRMKYRYLDLRRTPVRSNLELRNQMTFLTRSYLNNLEFMEVETPVLVASTPEGARDFVVPSRMNPGEFYALPQSPQTLKQLLMVSGFDRYFQIVKCFRDEDLRADRQPEFTQIDCEMSFVEQEDILNIFEGLTKYLFKSIKGLDIADFPRLSYYDAMRLYGSDKPDTRFGMQFVEIKDLTIGKGFSVFDNSEYVGAICVEGCASYTRKQLDEITNFVKRPQIGATGLIYVRYETDGSVKSSVDKFYSAEELKTWLDRANAKPGDLLLVLCGGTEKTQKQLGELRLEMGSRLGLRDKNTFNCLWVVDFPLLEFDEELNRYFAKHHPFTSPKKEDIPLLDTDPAAVRANAYDMVINGVEIGGGSIRIFDSELQQKMFSTLGFSKEEAQKQFGFLMNAFKYGAPPHGGIAFGLDRFVSIFAGLDSIRDCIAFPKNNSGRDVMLDAPSTVAPEQLKELHLKIDLENKG